One part of the Cellvibrionales bacterium genome encodes these proteins:
- the queG gene encoding tRNA epoxyqueuosine(34) reductase QueG, which produces MDDENLLTQLQHWARELDFQQIGVSDIDVGQHAQYLQRWLQNGYHADMHWMQQHAALREHPEQLHTGALRVISVRMDYLSDQDSNLIAKVNADGGAYIARYALGRDYHKWMRKRLALLAQKIETQFPHKHRAVVDSAPVLERAFAQKSGLGWIGKNTMLINSQAGSYFFLGEILTDLPLPLTAPQETTHCGTCTACLDLCPTQAFVAPQQLNASRCISYLTIELRGSIPLELRKKIGNRIFGCDDCQAVCPWNKFAQRTEQEVFQPKHNLDDVQLTALFAWSEEEYLEKTAGSALRRIGYEGWLRNIAVALGNARTTSEIIFALNSRREHESVLVREHVAWALEQHAH; this is translated from the coding sequence ATGGACGATGAAAATCTATTAACCCAGTTGCAACACTGGGCGCGCGAACTCGATTTTCAGCAGATCGGCGTTAGCGATATTGATGTCGGCCAACACGCGCAATATTTACAGCGCTGGCTGCAAAACGGCTATCACGCGGATATGCACTGGATGCAACAACACGCCGCGCTGCGCGAACATCCAGAACAATTGCATACAGGCGCACTGCGCGTGATTTCTGTGCGCATGGATTATTTATCCGACCAAGACAGCAATCTCATTGCCAAAGTGAATGCGGATGGCGGCGCGTACATTGCGCGCTACGCCTTGGGGCGCGATTACCACAAATGGATGCGCAAACGCCTCGCCCTGCTGGCGCAAAAAATTGAAACGCAGTTTCCGCACAAGCACCGCGCCGTGGTAGACAGCGCGCCGGTGCTAGAACGCGCGTTTGCACAAAAATCCGGTTTGGGTTGGATAGGCAAAAACACCATGCTGATCAATTCGCAAGCCGGTTCGTATTTTTTTCTCGGCGAAATTCTCACCGATTTACCGCTGCCCTTAACCGCGCCGCAAGAAACCACACACTGCGGCACCTGCACGGCGTGTTTGGATCTCTGCCCCACGCAGGCTTTTGTCGCGCCACAACAATTGAATGCCAGTCGCTGTATTTCCTATCTCACGATTGAATTGCGCGGCAGCATTCCACTCGAGCTGCGCAAAAAAATCGGCAATCGCATTTTTGGTTGCGACGACTGCCAAGCTGTGTGTCCGTGGAATAAGTTTGCGCAGCGCACCGAGCAGGAAGTGTTTCAACCAAAACACAACTTGGATGATGTACAACTCACGGCATTATTTGCGTGGAGCGAAGAAGAATATTTAGAAAAAACCGCAGGCTCTGCCCTGCGCCGCATCGGCTACGAGGGCTGGTTGCGCAACATCGCCGTGGCACTGGGCAATGCGCGCACGACATCAGAGATTATTTTTGCACTCAACAGCCGCCGTGAGCATGAATCTGTTTTGGTGCGCGAACATGTGGCGTGGGCGCTAGAACAACACGCTCACTAA
- the dapB gene encoding 4-hydroxy-tetrahydrodipicolinate reductase yields MSTVTTPVRIAVTGAAGRMGKTLIEAVQAATPHAVLSAAIERAESSLLGADAGELAGIGRNGVAVVGSIDSVVHQFDVLIDFTAPAATLANIEVCAVHGKKIVVGTTGFNAEQKKQLLALAEKTGAVIASNYSIGVNLCFKLLDTAARVLGDEVDIEVYEAHHRHKVDAPSGTALRMGEVVAQALGRDLDKVAVYGREGQTGARDRDTIGFATVRAGDIVGDHTVMFAADGERVEITHKASSRMSFARGAVRAAQWLPTQKAGLYDMQDVLNLR; encoded by the coding sequence ATGTCCACAGTCACTACTCCTGTTCGTATCGCAGTCACCGGCGCGGCGGGTCGCATGGGAAAAACACTGATCGAAGCCGTGCAAGCAGCGACGCCGCACGCCGTGTTGAGCGCGGCGATTGAGCGCGCTGAAAGTTCACTGCTCGGCGCGGATGCTGGCGAGTTAGCGGGCATCGGTCGCAACGGTGTCGCTGTGGTCGGCAGTATCGACAGTGTGGTTCATCAGTTCGATGTGTTGATTGATTTCACCGCGCCGGCTGCCACGCTCGCCAACATCGAAGTGTGTGCGGTGCACGGTAAAAAAATCGTGGTTGGCACGACGGGTTTTAATGCGGAACAGAAAAAACAATTGTTGGCACTGGCAGAAAAAACCGGCGCGGTGATTGCGTCTAACTACAGCATCGGCGTGAACCTCTGCTTCAAATTGCTCGACACCGCCGCACGCGTGCTGGGCGATGAAGTGGATATTGAAGTGTACGAAGCGCATCACCGCCACAAAGTGGATGCACCGTCCGGCACGGCACTGCGCATGGGTGAAGTGGTGGCGCAGGCATTAGGGCGCGATCTGGATAAAGTCGCTGTGTACGGGCGCGAAGGACAAACCGGCGCACGCGATCGCGACACAATTGGTTTTGCCACCGTGCGCGCCGGCGATATCGTCGGTGATCACACCGTGATGTTTGCCGCCGACGGCGAGCGCGTAGAAATTACCCACAAAGCGAGTTCGCGCATGAGTTTTGCACGCGGTGCCGTGCGCGCAGCACAGTGGTTGCCCACGCAAAAAGCCGGCCTGTATGACATGCAGGATGTGCTCAACTTACGCTAA
- a CDS encoding PAS domain S-box protein — protein sequence MEALSEDQILLLGSCAYFGVLFLVAWLTDSAILPRRFTDSPLLHMLALGVLVSAWGFYGVVDLFNQYGYGALSYYMGAGGLFLFAPHILMPLLRLTRAYQLNSLADLLVFRYRSPFVGALATGCLLLCALPLLALQIQAVADTALIISYRPESPFTTRQNMFALHDRLAWLFCIATILFACLFGAKRERHRGLIMVLVLESLIKWVALLAVGYFALHYVFGGFTGLEQWLSLHPEQLQTLYHPTENRASNMLVTLFFATAIVLPHLFHVGLAENTRLQTLRLASWGVPLYLLCLSLPVLPILWAGFELGTAVTPEYFVLGVPLAAGNMGLSAMVYLAGLSAAVGTTVVMALALSTMCLNHWLLPLRYVLGGMVDLYSLIARLRRVLIALIIIGGYLFYRALAIGQTLTDLAILSLVGSLQFLPGAFAVLYSQRANRQGLIVGLCAGIGLWIGCMLLPMLFGWRLLVLPLDIVLRLGVENWSQLAALSVGANILLFVGVSRLTQQSEDEQRVAEQCATENGTRPLRLALDVDSVQGMEERLASALGAAIAKQEVKRALTDLEQTAEDARPYALRRLRDRLEANLSGLMGAAVAHALMDRTLPYHTAGAAPMREDLYLIENRINQYRHHLTGLASELDKLRRHYRQTLESLPMAVCSMGQDGEIVLWNRSMVELTGITVEAAQGSTVGNLSAPWGALLKGFSEDEAVTAHKQTLALAGRTRWLGLHKAPSDSEQIIMIDDLTETQQLEQELLHSERLASIGRLAAGVAHEIGNPVTGIACLAQDLDYESEQPAVKETAAKILGQTNRITRIVQSLVHFSHAGHAGGNEHSRVDLFECVEEAIHLLSLQKNRQRVYYNNLLSPDTFIKGNEQTLVQMFINLLSNACDASSPDSPIDISAEQHNKEWIVRVRDYGHGIDAAHIQRIFEPFFTTKPAGQGTGLGLSLVYSIVEDHDGRVDVQSSVGDDHGTTIIISFKEAV from the coding sequence ATGGAAGCCTTGAGCGAAGATCAAATTCTTCTACTGGGCAGCTGCGCCTATTTCGGGGTGCTGTTTCTGGTGGCGTGGCTGACCGACAGCGCCATCCTGCCGCGCCGCTTCACCGACAGCCCGCTGCTGCATATGTTGGCCTTGGGCGTGTTGGTTAGCGCTTGGGGCTTTTATGGTGTGGTCGATCTGTTCAATCAATACGGTTACGGCGCGCTGTCTTACTACATGGGTGCGGGCGGCTTATTTTTATTTGCGCCGCATATTTTGATGCCGCTGCTGCGCTTAACACGCGCCTATCAACTGAATTCACTGGCGGATTTGCTGGTATTTCGCTACCGCAGCCCTTTCGTCGGCGCACTGGCGACGGGCTGCCTGCTGCTGTGTGCACTGCCCTTATTGGCACTGCAAATTCAGGCGGTGGCCGATACGGCTTTGATCATTAGCTACCGCCCCGAGTCACCGTTCACCACGCGCCAGAATATGTTTGCGTTGCATGACAGACTGGCGTGGCTGTTCTGTATCGCCACGATTCTGTTCGCCTGTTTGTTCGGTGCCAAACGCGAGCGGCACCGCGGCTTGATCATGGTGTTGGTGCTGGAGTCTCTGATCAAATGGGTGGCGCTGTTGGCCGTGGGCTATTTTGCGCTGCACTATGTGTTTGGCGGTTTTACGGGTTTGGAGCAGTGGTTATCCCTGCATCCTGAACAATTGCAAACGCTCTATCACCCTACAGAGAACAGAGCGTCCAATATGTTGGTGACGCTATTTTTTGCGACCGCCATTGTGTTGCCGCACCTGTTTCATGTCGGGCTGGCGGAGAACACGCGCTTGCAAACATTGCGTTTGGCCAGCTGGGGTGTGCCGCTGTACTTGCTGTGTTTGAGTTTGCCTGTGCTGCCGATTTTATGGGCGGGTTTTGAGTTGGGCACAGCGGTAACGCCAGAATATTTCGTGCTCGGTGTGCCGCTGGCGGCGGGAAACATGGGCTTATCCGCCATGGTGTATCTCGCGGGCTTGTCGGCAGCTGTAGGCACCACGGTGGTGATGGCGCTGGCGCTGTCCACCATGTGTTTGAACCACTGGCTGCTGCCACTGCGTTATGTGTTGGGCGGCATGGTGGATTTGTACAGCCTGATCGCCAGGCTGCGCCGCGTACTGATCGCCCTGATCATTATCGGCGGCTACTTGTTCTATCGTGCGCTGGCCATTGGGCAGACCCTGACCGACCTCGCCATTCTGTCTTTGGTTGGCAGCTTGCAGTTTTTGCCTGGTGCGTTTGCGGTGTTGTACAGCCAGCGCGCCAATCGCCAAGGCCTGATTGTCGGCTTGTGTGCGGGCATCGGGCTTTGGATCGGCTGCATGCTGCTGCCTATGTTGTTTGGTTGGCGGTTATTGGTGTTGCCGCTGGATATCGTGTTGCGCCTCGGCGTAGAGAACTGGAGTCAGCTGGCGGCACTGTCGGTTGGCGCTAATATTTTGTTGTTTGTTGGCGTGTCGCGACTGACCCAACAATCGGAAGACGAGCAGCGCGTAGCCGAACAATGCGCGACAGAGAACGGCACACGCCCCCTGCGTTTGGCCTTGGATGTAGACAGCGTGCAGGGGATGGAAGAGCGACTCGCGTCTGCTTTGGGTGCCGCTATTGCTAAGCAAGAAGTGAAGCGAGCACTGACTGACTTGGAGCAAACGGCGGAGGATGCCCGCCCCTACGCCCTGCGCCGCCTGCGCGATCGGCTGGAGGCCAATTTGTCGGGTTTGATGGGCGCGGCCGTGGCACACGCTTTGATGGATCGCACCCTGCCCTACCACACCGCAGGCGCGGCGCCGATGCGTGAAGACCTGTACTTGATCGAGAACCGCATCAACCAATACCGCCACCACCTCACCGGCTTGGCGAGCGAGTTGGACAAGCTGCGCCGCCACTACCGACAGACGCTGGAGAGCTTGCCGATGGCAGTTTGCTCAATGGGGCAGGATGGCGAGATCGTGTTGTGGAACCGCAGCATGGTGGAGCTGACCGGTATCACGGTGGAGGCTGCGCAGGGTTCGACAGTCGGCAATTTGTCTGCCCCGTGGGGCGCACTGCTCAAGGGCTTCTCGGAGGATGAGGCGGTTACGGCGCACAAACAGACACTGGCGTTGGCGGGCCGCACGCGCTGGTTGGGTTTGCACAAAGCGCCGAGCGACAGCGAGCAAATCATCATGATCGATGACCTCACTGAAACTCAGCAGCTGGAGCAGGAGTTGTTGCACAGCGAACGCTTGGCCTCCATCGGGCGTTTGGCGGCCGGCGTGGCGCACGAAATCGGCAACCCCGTGACGGGCATCGCCTGCTTGGCGCAGGATTTGGATTACGAGAGTGAGCAGCCTGCTGTCAAAGAAACCGCAGCCAAAATTCTTGGCCAGACCAATCGCATCACCCGTATCGTGCAATCGCTGGTGCATTTTTCCCATGCGGGGCATGCGGGCGGCAACGAACACAGCAGGGTGGATTTGTTTGAATGCGTGGAAGAAGCCATTCACTTATTGTCGCTGCAAAAAAATCGCCAACGCGTGTACTACAACAACTTGTTGTCACCGGATACTTTCATCAAAGGCAACGAACAAACACTGGTGCAAATGTTTATCAATTTATTGAGCAATGCTTGCGATGCCAGCTCACCCGATAGCCCGATCGACATTAGCGCCGAACAACATAACAAAGAGTGGATCGTGCGCGTGCGCGATTACGGACACGGCATTGATGCTGCGCATATTCAGCGCATTTTTGAACCATTTTTTACCACCAAGCCAGCGGGGCAGGGCACCGGTCTGGGTTTATCTTTGGTGTATAGCATTGTGGAAGATCACGACGGGCGCGTCGATGTGCAGAGTTCGGTGGGTGACGATCACGGCACCACAATTATTATTTCATTTAAGGAAGCTGTATGA
- the prmA gene encoding 50S ribosomal protein L11 methyltransferase, whose translation MSWLQCFMRVSRQQLDAFEDVLLALGAVSVTYCDAADQPLFEPGPGEIALWEEVELVGLFTEDFQEQNLRQQLSAALGDALPSVRFEVLVDQVWERAWMEHFQPMRFGERLWIYPSWVEAPQDGSVVLRLDPGLAFGTGTHPTTALCLEWLDAQNLQNKTVIDYGCGSGILAIAALLLGAKSATGYDNDPQALTASRDNADHNGCAGKLTVSLVATNGETITQQAEVVLANILAGPLRELAPRIAPLVKNGGSLVLSGILEAQAEEVMAAYHDYGFVFAPPAIREGWVRLAAEKHSAGC comes from the coding sequence ATGAGTTGGCTGCAATGTTTTATGCGTGTTTCGCGGCAACAGTTAGATGCGTTTGAAGATGTATTGCTCGCGCTGGGTGCGGTGTCTGTCACCTATTGCGATGCCGCCGATCAACCGCTGTTTGAGCCGGGGCCAGGTGAAATTGCACTGTGGGAAGAAGTGGAACTGGTCGGTTTATTCACAGAAGATTTTCAAGAACAAAATTTGCGCCAACAATTGTCTGCCGCTTTGGGTGATGCGCTGCCGTCTGTGCGCTTTGAAGTGTTAGTCGATCAAGTGTGGGAACGCGCGTGGATGGAACATTTCCAACCCATGCGCTTTGGTGAGCGGCTGTGGATTTATCCCAGCTGGGTGGAAGCGCCGCAGGATGGCAGCGTGGTGTTGCGTTTAGATCCAGGCTTAGCGTTTGGCACCGGCACGCACCCCACCACCGCACTGTGTTTGGAGTGGTTAGATGCGCAAAATTTGCAAAACAAAACCGTGATCGACTACGGCTGCGGCTCCGGTATCCTCGCCATCGCTGCGCTGTTGCTCGGCGCAAAATCTGCTACGGGTTACGACAACGATCCGCAGGCATTGACCGCCAGCCGCGATAACGCCGACCACAACGGCTGTGCAGGAAAATTAACCGTTTCTTTGGTCGCCACGAATGGCGAAACCATCACACAACAAGCCGAAGTAGTGTTGGCCAATATTCTCGCCGGCCCGTTGCGCGAATTGGCGCCGCGCATTGCGCCATTGGTAAAAAATGGCGGCAGCTTGGTGTTGTCGGGCATTTTAGAAGCGCAGGCGGAGGAAGTGATGGCGGCCTACCACGACTACGGTTTTGTGTTTGCACCACCTGCAATAAGAGAGGGTTGGGTGCGCTTGGCCGCAGAAAAACATTCCGCAGGGTGCTGA
- a CDS encoding type II toxin-antitoxin system Phd/YefM family antitoxin — translation MNTLTASEVRSNLYRLMDQAAETHQPIVISGKRTNAVLVSAEDWEAIQETLHLLSVPGMRESIKQGMDEPVENCTQELHW, via the coding sequence ATGAATACACTTACAGCCAGTGAAGTGCGCTCAAATCTGTACAGACTGATGGATCAGGCGGCGGAGACGCACCAGCCTATTGTTATTTCAGGTAAGCGCACGAACGCTGTCTTGGTATCGGCGGAAGACTGGGAAGCTATCCAAGAAACGCTACACCTGTTGTCAGTTCCCGGCATGCGCGAGTCTATTAAGCAGGGGATGGACGAACCGGTTGAAAATTGCACGCAGGAACTTCACTGGTGA
- a CDS encoding Txe/YoeB family addiction module toxin, whose protein sequence is MSWRLVYTKQAQKDAEKLAAAGLKEKAKALLDVVAENPFQNPPPYEKLVGDLAGAYSRRINIQHRLVYQILQDERTVKVLRLWSHYE, encoded by the coding sequence GTGAGTTGGCGGCTTGTTTATACCAAGCAAGCTCAGAAAGACGCAGAAAAACTGGCAGCGGCAGGCTTAAAGGAGAAGGCCAAGGCGTTGTTAGACGTGGTTGCTGAAAATCCGTTTCAGAATCCTCCTCCTTATGAAAAGTTGGTTGGAGATCTTGCAGGCGCGTATTCGCGGCGTATCAATATTCAACACCGTCTTGTGTACCAGATTTTGCAAGATGAGCGCACAGTAAAAGTTTTGCGTTTATGGTCGCACTACGAGTAA
- a CDS encoding adenosylhomocysteinase, which produces MSATKKSPAKSAPAKTKHDYKVADIALAAWGRKEMEIAETEMPALMALRAKYGKKKPLKDAKILGCIHMTIQTAVLIETLVELGAEVRWSSCNIFSTQDHAAAAIAAVGIPVFAWKGETEQEYDWCIEQTILKDGKPWDANMVLDDGGDLTLMLHQKYPKMLDKIHGITEETTTGVHRLQEMLAKGELKVPAVNVNDSVTKSKNDNKYGCRHSLNDAIKRGTDHLLAGKKALVLGYGDVGKGSAQSLRQEGMIVKVSEIDPICAMQACMDGYEVVSPYKNGDNTGKADGVDTALLGSLDLVVTATGNVDVCDKHMLKALKSGAVVCNIGHFDNEIDTAFTRKNWRWEEVKPQVHKIYRSKKADDFLILLSEGRLVNLGNGTGHPSRVMDGSFSNQVLAQMYLYERRFADLEVALKADQISVTVLPKKLDEEVAAHMVRGFGGTITKLTKQQANYIGAAVEGPFKPDSYKY; this is translated from the coding sequence ATGTCAGCAACAAAAAAATCCCCAGCAAAATCTGCACCAGCAAAAACAAAACACGATTACAAAGTGGCGGACATTGCGCTCGCCGCTTGGGGTCGCAAAGAGATGGAGATCGCTGAAACCGAAATGCCGGCACTGATGGCATTGCGCGCGAAATATGGCAAGAAAAAACCCTTGAAAGACGCAAAGATACTCGGCTGCATTCACATGACCATTCAAACTGCGGTGTTGATTGAAACGCTGGTGGAATTGGGCGCTGAAGTGCGCTGGTCATCGTGCAATATTTTTTCTACGCAAGATCACGCGGCGGCAGCGATTGCCGCAGTGGGTATTCCGGTGTTTGCGTGGAAAGGCGAAACCGAACAGGAATACGATTGGTGTATCGAGCAGACGATTTTGAAAGATGGCAAGCCGTGGGATGCCAACATGGTGTTGGATGACGGTGGCGATTTGACGCTGATGTTGCACCAGAAATATCCAAAAATGCTCGACAAAATTCACGGGATCACCGAAGAGACCACCACCGGCGTACACCGTTTGCAAGAAATGTTGGCGAAAGGTGAATTGAAAGTGCCGGCGGTGAATGTGAATGATTCCGTCACCAAATCAAAAAATGATAACAAATACGGCTGCCGCCATTCTTTGAATGATGCAATTAAGCGCGGCACTGATCACTTGCTCGCCGGCAAAAAAGCACTGGTGCTCGGCTACGGCGATGTGGGCAAAGGTTCGGCGCAATCGCTGCGTCAAGAAGGCATGATTGTAAAAGTGAGCGAGATTGATCCGATCTGCGCCATGCAAGCCTGCATGGACGGTTACGAAGTGGTTTCACCGTACAAAAACGGCGACAACACTGGCAAAGCGGATGGTGTAGATACCGCGTTGCTTGGCTCGTTGGATTTGGTGGTGACAGCCACCGGCAATGTGGATGTGTGCGACAAACACATGTTGAAAGCACTGAAAAGCGGTGCGGTGGTGTGCAATATCGGCCACTTCGACAACGAAATTGACACAGCTTTCACGCGCAAAAACTGGCGTTGGGAAGAAGTGAAGCCGCAAGTGCACAAAATTTATCGCAGCAAAAAAGCGGATGATTTTTTGATTTTGTTGTCGGAAGGTCGCTTGGTAAACTTGGGCAATGGCACCGGTCACCCTTCGCGCGTGATGGACGGTTCTTTCTCCAACCAAGTGTTGGCGCAGATGTATTTGTACGAGCGTCGCTTTGCCGATTTGGAAGTTGCATTGAAAGCAGATCAGATCAGCGTCACGGTGTTGCCGAAAAAACTTGATGAAGAAGTGGCAGCACACATGGTGCGCGGTTTTGGCGGCACGATCACCAAATTGACCAAGCAGCAGGCGAACTACATTGGTGCTGCGGTAGAAGGCCCCTTCAAACCCGACAGCTATAAATATTGA
- a CDS encoding 16S rRNA (uracil(1498)-N(3))-methyltransferase, which translates to MRITRLYVQQPLVAGSELSLPADAAHHIGVVLRAQVGQPVVLFDGCGTEAHAVITECTRKQVCVQINSAETVNRESPLAIHLAIGVSRGERMEFVLQKSTELGAASITPLLCERSEVRLADERWQKKMAQWQKIMIGACEQSGRTTLPILHSPTDLSHCLANDNSAQRFVLHHRSDNSLSAQQEKPRSVLLVIGPEGGLSEKEIAAAQAAGCSALTLGPRVLRTETAPLAAISVLQARWGDFQ; encoded by the coding sequence ATGCGCATCACGCGTTTGTATGTGCAGCAGCCGTTAGTAGCTGGCAGTGAATTGTCGCTGCCGGCGGACGCTGCGCATCACATTGGTGTGGTGTTGCGTGCGCAAGTGGGTCAGCCTGTGGTGTTATTTGATGGTTGTGGCACAGAAGCACACGCCGTCATCACCGAATGCACGCGCAAACAGGTTTGTGTGCAAATAAACAGTGCAGAAACCGTCAATCGCGAATCGCCTTTAGCAATTCATTTGGCTATCGGCGTATCGCGCGGTGAGCGCATGGAATTTGTATTGCAAAAAAGTACTGAGCTGGGCGCAGCATCTATCACGCCCTTGTTGTGTGAGCGCAGTGAAGTGCGTTTAGCAGATGAGCGCTGGCAAAAAAAAATGGCGCAGTGGCAAAAGATTATGATCGGTGCTTGTGAGCAGAGTGGGCGAACTACACTGCCGATTTTGCACTCACCCACAGATTTGTCGCATTGTTTGGCAAACGACAACAGCGCGCAGCGTTTTGTGTTGCACCATCGCAGTGACAACAGCTTATCGGCACAGCAAGAAAAACCGCGCAGCGTGTTGTTGGTAATTGGCCCTGAAGGTGGATTGTCAGAAAAAGAAATTGCAGCGGCGCAAGCGGCGGGCTGTTCTGCTTTGACGCTGGGGCCGCGTGTATTGCGCACCGAAACCGCGCCCTTGGCAGCGATCAGCGTGTTGCAAGCACGCTGGGGCGATTTTCAGTAA
- a CDS encoding homoserine kinase has product MAFYTELDQQELLAMLRDYGIDALTACTGASDGIENTTYFLESDAQKWILTLFEEISADELPFFVRLMDWLYARQLPVAHALADNNAKTLHTLSNKPALLFPRLSGQHPRNMTIEQCRAIGYFLGHMHAVSQNYPEQRDNQRGTAWMQAARQRLSSCVDAEVLELLDAQIRNAEQVRALNLPTGLIHGDLFHDNALYEGDTLCGVIDFYNACTDVLALDLAIVINDWCALPDGSIEATRYHAIIDAYQKQRALTVQEKTHWQAILQLAAARFWLSRLLSEKLPARPDVVHAHKPSAEYRARLQFHAAHALAL; this is encoded by the coding sequence ATGGCTTTTTACACAGAACTGGATCAACAAGAATTGCTCGCTATGTTGCGCGACTACGGCATCGATGCGCTGACGGCTTGCACGGGCGCCAGCGACGGCATTGAAAACACCACCTACTTTTTAGAGAGCGATGCACAGAAATGGATCTTGACGCTGTTTGAGGAAATCAGCGCAGACGAGTTGCCTTTTTTTGTGCGCTTGATGGATTGGTTGTATGCGCGTCAATTGCCTGTGGCACACGCCCTCGCAGATAACAACGCAAAAACATTGCACACGCTGTCAAATAAACCGGCGCTGTTGTTTCCGCGTTTATCCGGCCAACACCCGCGCAATATGACGATAGAGCAGTGTCGCGCGATTGGTTATTTTCTCGGCCACATGCATGCTGTGAGTCAGAATTATCCAGAACAGCGCGACAATCAGCGCGGTACCGCGTGGATGCAGGCCGCGCGTCAACGCTTAAGCAGTTGTGTGGACGCTGAAGTTTTGGAATTGTTGGACGCGCAAATTCGCAACGCTGAACAAGTGCGCGCTTTGAACTTGCCTACGGGTTTAATTCATGGCGATTTATTTCACGACAACGCCCTGTACGAAGGCGACACCTTGTGCGGCGTGATTGATTTCTACAACGCCTGCACGGATGTATTAGCTCTGGATTTGGCGATTGTGATTAACGATTGGTGCGCCTTGCCGGATGGCAGCATAGAAGCAACGCGCTATCACGCAATAATTGATGCTTACCAAAAACAGCGCGCGCTCACGGTGCAGGAAAAAACGCACTGGCAGGCCATATTGCAATTGGCCGCCGCGCGGTTTTGGCTGTCGCGCTTGTTGTCAGAAAAATTGCCGGCACGGCCCGATGTGGTGCACGCGCACAAACCGTCTGCCGAATACCGCGCGCGCTTGCAGTTTCACGCCGCACACGCGCTGGCGCTGTGA